The segment AAGATCGCGGTGCTGCCGTCGGCCGTCTTGTACGCGCGCACGCCCTCGAAGACGCCCATGCCGTAGTGCAGCGTATGGGTCAGGACGTGGATCTTGGCGTCGCGCCAGTCGATCAGCTTGCCGTCCATCCAGATCTTGCCGTCGCGGTCGGCCATTGACATAGGATTCTCCTGGGATGCGGTTGTGTGCAGCGTTGAGCCGGAAAGACGGTTATTTTAGCGTCATTTGGCGACGATCCGGTCGGCCGGCGCGGGGCCGGCGCTATAATCGTCTGGCACCGATTCCAATAACGACGGGGCGTGCCGGCAGGAGGCGCCGGCGTCCCGACGAACCGCCCGCTGCGGCCCGCTTTCCCATGCTCGCTCGATTGTCCGCCACCGACCGCTTCGCGCTGATCCAGGGCGCGCGCGACTATTCCCCGACACTGATGGCCATCCTGTCCTGGGGGCTCGTTACCGGCATCGCGATGAGCAAGTCGGTCATGACGCTCGGGCAGGCGAGCGCGATGTCGCTGTTCGTCTACGCGGGCTCGTCGCAGCTCGCGGTACTGCCGCTCCTCGCGGCGAAGCTGCCGATCTGGACCGTGCTGCTCACGGCCGCGATGGTCAACACTCGCTTCGTGATCTTCAGCGCCGGGCTTGCTCCCCATTTTTCCTACCTGCCGCTGTGGCGGCGCCTCGCGATCGGCTATTTCAACGGCGACGTGATCTACCTGCTGTTCCAGAAACAGGGCTTCGCGAACGGCCACGTGCCGGGCAAGGAAGCGTATTTCTGGGGGATGGCGCTCGCGAGCTGGGTGTCGTGGCAGGTGTCGTCGCTCGCCGGCATCCTGCTCGCGAGCTTCTTTCCGGCGAGCTGGGGGCTGGAACTGGCCGGCACGCTCGCGCTGATCCCGATCATGGTGTCGGCGGTCGCGAACCGCTCGACGCTCGCGGCCGTCGCGGTCGCGGGCATCGTGTCGCTCGTCGCGTTCGACCTGCCGTACCGGCTCGCGCTGCCGCTCGCGGTGCTCGCCGCGCTCGCGGCCGGCAGCATGGCCGATTTCTTCGTCGAACGGGCCGACTGGCGGCGCATCCGCACCGAAACCGTGCACGAAAAGGAAATCGAATGAGCGCGACGGAGATCTGGATCGTCATCATCGGGATGACGATCGTCACGGCCGTCACGCGCGCGCTGTTCCTGATCGGCGGCGAGCGTACCGTGCTGCCCGAACGCGTGCAGCGCGCGCTGCGCTACGCGCCGGCCGCCGCGCTCATCGCCGTCGTGCTGCCCGACGTGCTCGAAACGCCGGCCGGATTGTCGTTCGCGCTGTCCAACCATCCGTTCTACGCGGCGCTCGCCGGCCTCGGCTGGTTCTTGTGGCGGCGCAGCATGCTCGGCACGATCGTCGTCGGGATGCTCGTGTTCACCGCGCTGCGCCTGATCTTCTGATGGGCCGCCGTTCCGGCCCGCCGGGCGCGGGCCGTTCGCACGCGGGTATTGTTGCATTGCGGCAATGTGTCCGTTGCCGCGCGCGATCCCAAATAGGCGGAATTCGCCGCCGCACGGGTCAGTCTGCCGGGTGGATCGGCTAGAATGCCCGTTCGAGATTTTTTACCCGTGCGCGTCATGCGAACCGCCAGCCACGGCCGCATCCGGCGCCCTTTCGCGGCAGCCCGCGCACGTCCAGCGTGAACCCCCTTTCCCCATCCACTACTTCAATCTGTTCAACATGAGCCAAG is part of the Burkholderia pyrrocinia genome and harbors:
- a CDS encoding AzlD domain-containing protein, with amino-acid sequence MSATEIWIVIIGMTIVTAVTRALFLIGGERTVLPERVQRALRYAPAAALIAVVLPDVLETPAGLSFALSNHPFYAALAGLGWFLWRRSMLGTIVVGMLVFTALRLIF
- a CDS encoding AzlC family ABC transporter permease encodes the protein MLARLSATDRFALIQGARDYSPTLMAILSWGLVTGIAMSKSVMTLGQASAMSLFVYAGSSQLAVLPLLAAKLPIWTVLLTAAMVNTRFVIFSAGLAPHFSYLPLWRRLAIGYFNGDVIYLLFQKQGFANGHVPGKEAYFWGMALASWVSWQVSSLAGILLASFFPASWGLELAGTLALIPIMVSAVANRSTLAAVAVAGIVSLVAFDLPYRLALPLAVLAALAAGSMADFFVERADWRRIRTETVHEKEIE